Sequence from the Clostridium saccharobutylicum DSM 13864 genome:
GAACTTATGCTCTTTTTCTAATCTACAAATTGAAATTTATCGTTTGCTATGTAAATCAAATTATTAATAATTTTTACTATAGCAATTATTTTACTATTTCCTTAATGTTATTCGAGCAAAAACTTTATCCTAAAATCATTTTTGACAAAATCAATATCATTTCTTTTTTTTAATACCCTTTTTACTAAACTTTCATATTTATCTTTGCTCCAACTATTAGTCACATTAAATTTCTTATGCTTATATAATTTTGACTTCATAGGATCATCCATGCTACTTGCTTCATTTACCATATTTATAATCATTTCTATAGCTTTTTCTTTGTCCTGTTTTTCTATTGCTAAAGATAACTCTAATTGATATTTATGGTATGCTCCCAAATCAAATACTTCAATAACCTTTTTAGCACGCTCTATGTATTCTTCTGCCTCACTAAATTTCTTTTCTTTATATAGCTGATTTATTATTAAAGATAAAACAGTAATTGTTTCATGACCATTTTCCCGTAATTTGGTTTCATAAATACCATAAGCCTCATGAATTTTCCCTCTACTTTCAAGCAGTATTGCCTGTTGAATTTTTTTATCCACAGTTACTTCTGGGATTTTATCTAATACTTCTTGAGCTTTTTCATACTCTTTTTTATTCCTATAAATTGCTGATAAA
This genomic interval carries:
- a CDS encoding helix-turn-helix domain-containing protein; this encodes MKISEVIRYYRKNENLTQEQVANYLNISAPAVNKWENGISYPDITLLPPLARVLKIDVNTLLAFNEELTDIEVKKLTKEVGEMASKEGFQKAFEKASDLIKQYPSCDELTFMISTVLRIHLLAPEIEDKDKYERKIIAWLELVAASGKEKTASMAKLDLSAIYRNKKEYEKAQEVLDKIPEVTVDKKIQQAILLESRGKIHEAYGIYETKLRENGHETITVLSLIINQLYKEKKFSEAEEYIERAKKVIEVFDLGAYHKYQLELSLAIEKQDKEKAIEMIINMVNEASSMDDPMKSKLYKHKKFNVTNSWSKDKYESLVKRVLKKRNDIDFVKNDFRIKFLLE